The following coding sequences are from one Roseburia hominis A2-183 window:
- a CDS encoding CD225/dispanin family protein yields MDQNENKNYNLENDPGQTQLGSAGAENQQGTQDVYGQPGAQGAYGQPDVAANSGMTQPDAQPGANAYGQPGNGYGQESAGQPYGQENAGQPYGQNYGQAENANGQGNVSQPYGQQNYGEQSTNGQGEYSYGQNNAYGQNNAYGQNNAYGQNNAYGQQTNGQQAYGQANGQYAGNAYAGVNYGEATVLNDENGQPVKNSFGMKITFSILEILCCCGCNLITMIMGIIGCVFTSKANSAYKSGDVQEYKRNSKSATICLWIGFAIALVWLVFSIIFSVLYSNDIEDAFMEGYNEAAGVSDDYDTDDFMGDSGDEEYDTDDFLADDSEDTEDAKTAAPLDVTAGDAFDSGDITVNGILVQLPMSYSDFKALGFSIDSEDEEYVSNKNEYYYPTFYDAQGNELGEVYIGNVTDDPQTLADGTVFGFSFTSMDYNDDLEILLPNGLTKDAVNDDFMTAYGEPDYEYESDTGDYQSYQWYSHSDTYEDMDENSISVTFYDGELSDLELMYIGWD; encoded by the coding sequence ATGGATCAGAATGAGAACAAAAATTACAATTTAGAGAACGACCCGGGACAGACACAGCTGGGATCTGCGGGGGCAGAGAATCAGCAGGGAACGCAGGATGTGTACGGTCAGCCGGGAGCACAGGGTGCATACGGTCAGCCGGACGTGGCAGCGAATAGCGGAATGACGCAGCCGGATGCCCAGCCGGGAGCGAATGCTTACGGCCAGCCGGGAAACGGTTATGGACAGGAAAGCGCAGGTCAGCCTTATGGACAGGAGAATGCAGGCCAGCCTTACGGTCAGAACTACGGTCAGGCAGAAAATGCGAACGGCCAGGGGAATGTGAGCCAGCCTTACGGTCAGCAGAATTACGGAGAGCAGAGCACGAACGGCCAGGGAGAGTATTCTTACGGACAGAATAACGCCTATGGACAGAATAACGCCTATGGACAGAATAACGCTTACGGACAGAATAATGCCTATGGACAGCAGACGAACGGTCAGCAGGCGTATGGTCAGGCGAACGGCCAGTATGCGGGAAATGCATATGCCGGCGTAAACTATGGCGAGGCGACGGTGCTCAACGACGAGAACGGTCAGCCAGTGAAGAACTCGTTCGGAATGAAGATTACATTCTCCATCCTTGAGATTCTGTGCTGCTGCGGATGCAACCTGATTACCATGATTATGGGTATTATCGGATGCGTATTCACGAGCAAGGCGAACAGTGCCTACAAGTCCGGAGATGTGCAGGAGTATAAGCGCAACAGCAAGTCGGCGACAATCTGCCTGTGGATCGGTTTTGCGATCGCACTGGTATGGCTGGTCTTCAGCATTATTTTCAGCGTACTTTACAGCAACGACATCGAGGATGCGTTTATGGAAGGATATAACGAGGCCGCAGGTGTAAGCGATGATTACGACACGGATGATTTCATGGGTGATTCCGGTGATGAAGAGTACGACACCGACGATTTTCTTGCCGATGACAGCGAGGATACAGAGGATGCCAAAACGGCAGCTCCGCTTGACGTGACAGCAGGGGATGCGTTCGACAGCGGAGACATTACCGTCAACGGTATCCTGGTGCAGCTTCCTATGAGCTACAGCGATTTCAAGGCACTCGGTTTTTCCATCGACTCCGAGGATGAGGAGTATGTATCCAACAAGAATGAATATTACTATCCGACATTCTACGATGCACAGGGAAATGAACTGGGAGAGGTGTACATTGGAAATGTAACCGACGATCCGCAGACACTTGCAGACGGAACGGTGTTCGGCTTCTCATTCACCAGCATGGACTACAATGACGATCTGGAGATCCTTCTGCCGAACGGTCTGACAAAGGATGCGGTCAACGACGACTTTATGACTGCTTACGGCGAGCCGGATTATGAGTATGAGTCGGATACCGGCGACTACCAGTCTTATCAGTGGTACAGCCACAGCGACACCTACGAGGATATGGATGAAAACTCCATTTCCGTAACATTCTATGATGGCGAGCTGAGCGATCTGGAACTGATGTATATCGGATGGGATTGA
- a CDS encoding DUF3794 and LysM peptidoglycan-binding domain-containing protein: MELEKVKIHRIQQNGTAVSQITLDDDYNVPDYRPDIMKVLKENGELRFDEVKAANKAVWVKGSLVFHILYRCEQSDGKISCLKGEIPFQEKLNIDGLQENGEVHAAGEIEDLTVGVINSRKLSIRAVVVLRASAEEQVLEEFTSRLELPGDYQQKTGTWGALNLLASCRDVCRQKSEIVLPSNKPNVREILWRSVELRNVESHVEDGKAVVTGEILAAVLYSEEEESERLQWYETTVPLECAADCDAAGENCIFKISAVPLSAELEIKPDYDGEERILVLELSVSVDVRVWREEEMELLTDLYSLREKAVPVVRERIGERLLVKNAAKCRVTEQLEIPESQEKILQICACEGTVRLEKYEPVENGIRAEGTITAELLYITTDDNMPIQSAREIYPFSQILEIPDMQPDVEAEMDCGLEQLSAVMMDQEHIEIKAVIQLNLMAFLPQKIQNIEEITEEPLDMEELQNRPGLVGYIAKAGDDLWTIAKENHTTIQDILETNGWTEKNLQPGDAVLIVKQIG, from the coding sequence TTGGAACTCGAAAAAGTAAAGATACATAGAATACAGCAGAATGGCACGGCGGTCAGCCAGATCACGCTGGATGATGACTATAATGTCCCGGACTACCGGCCGGACATCATGAAGGTTTTGAAAGAAAATGGCGAACTGCGGTTTGACGAGGTGAAGGCGGCAAACAAGGCGGTGTGGGTAAAAGGAAGCCTGGTGTTTCACATTCTTTACCGGTGTGAGCAGAGTGATGGAAAAATCAGCTGCCTCAAAGGAGAGATTCCGTTTCAGGAGAAACTCAATATAGACGGGCTGCAGGAGAACGGGGAGGTACATGCCGCCGGAGAGATCGAGGATCTGACAGTCGGCGTAATCAATTCGAGAAAATTGAGCATCCGTGCGGTGGTTGTGCTGCGTGCCTCGGCGGAGGAACAGGTGTTGGAGGAGTTTACGTCCAGACTGGAACTGCCGGGGGATTACCAGCAGAAGACGGGAACCTGGGGAGCGCTCAATCTGCTCGCATCCTGCCGGGATGTCTGCCGGCAGAAGAGTGAGATTGTTCTGCCGTCGAACAAACCCAATGTGCGGGAAATTCTGTGGCGCAGTGTAGAACTCCGCAACGTCGAAAGCCATGTGGAGGATGGGAAGGCGGTCGTCACAGGTGAGATTCTGGCGGCGGTGCTCTACAGTGAGGAAGAGGAGAGCGAGCGCCTGCAGTGGTATGAGACGACGGTTCCTCTGGAATGTGCGGCCGACTGTGACGCTGCCGGGGAGAATTGCATTTTTAAAATATCGGCTGTCCCGCTGTCGGCGGAACTGGAGATCAAGCCGGATTACGACGGGGAGGAGCGCATTCTTGTGCTCGAACTCTCCGTCTCGGTCGATGTCCGCGTGTGGCGGGAAGAAGAGATGGAACTTCTGACCGATCTCTACTCGCTCCGGGAAAAAGCCGTTCCGGTAGTCAGGGAGCGGATCGGTGAGAGACTCCTTGTAAAAAATGCGGCAAAATGCCGGGTAACGGAACAGCTGGAAATTCCGGAAAGCCAGGAGAAAATCCTGCAGATCTGTGCCTGCGAGGGAACGGTGCGCCTGGAAAAATACGAGCCTGTGGAGAACGGAATCCGGGCGGAGGGAACGATCACGGCGGAACTTCTCTATATCACAACGGATGACAATATGCCGATCCAGTCGGCAAGGGAAATCTATCCGTTTTCCCAGATCCTTGAGATTCCCGATATGCAGCCGGACGTGGAGGCGGAGATGGACTGCGGATTAGAGCAGCTGTCCGCGGTGATGATGGATCAGGAACATATTGAGATCAAAGCGGTGATCCAGTTAAACCTGATGGCGTTTTTGCCGCAGAAAATACAGAACATCGAAGAGATTACAGAAGAGCCTTTAGATATGGAAGAATTACAGAACCGCCCCGGTCTGGTGGGCTATATTGCAAAGGCGGGCGATGATCTGTGGACGATTGCCAAGGAGAATCATACGACCATACAGGATATTCTGGAAACCAACGGCTGGACGGAAAAAAATCTGCAGCCGGGAGATGCGGTGCTGATCGTCAAACAGATAGGATAA
- a CDS encoding Veg family protein: MQQADIHKVRASVYQQCGRKVLIQLDRGRNKVDIQEGVIQNAYPSVFTILVNDEQEENPPQLLSFSYSDIITRDIRMKLC, encoded by the coding sequence ATGCAACAGGCAGACATCCATAAGGTACGCGCTTCCGTGTATCAGCAGTGCGGACGGAAGGTACTGATTCAGCTTGACAGAGGACGCAACAAGGTCGACATCCAGGAAGGAGTCATTCAGAACGCATATCCGAGTGTTTTTACAATACTGGTGAATGACGAGCAGGAAGAAAATCCGCCTCAGTTACTTTCATTCAGTTATTCGGATATCATTACAAGAGATATTCGGATGAAATTATGTTAA
- a CDS encoding protease complex subunit PrcB family protein — translation MFWYGKRWKKGCLVFLAAAALLAAGCSIETTNGAKVADLDYEIVEEAQIPEEVKAVIEEKKAADFKTTYELDGDLYIVRGYGEQETGGYSICIRDLYLTSNAILFDTELVGPRKGEQVSSGPSYPYIVIKTEKRDESTIFE, via the coding sequence ATGTTTTGGTATGGGAAGAGATGGAAGAAGGGGTGTCTGGTCTTTTTGGCAGCGGCGGCCCTGCTTGCTGCCGGGTGCAGCATTGAGACGACAAACGGAGCGAAGGTTGCCGATCTTGACTATGAGATTGTGGAGGAGGCGCAGATACCGGAGGAAGTGAAGGCTGTGATAGAGGAAAAAAAGGCGGCTGATTTTAAAACGACCTATGAACTCGACGGGGATCTGTACATAGTGCGCGGGTATGGAGAACAGGAGACGGGAGGTTACAGCATCTGCATCCGGGATCTGTATCTGACGTCGAATGCGATTTTGTTCGATACGGAACTTGTGGGACCGAGAAAGGGAGAACAGGTAAGCAGCGGACCGAGTTATCCTTATATTGTAATAAAGACCGAAAAACGTGACGAAAGTACCATATTTGAGTGA
- a CDS encoding lysophospholipid acyltransferase family protein — MLRAILALLFAILYLIIGIPVLGIEWIISKFNRKAADISQLRMVQWAFRVILFICGTKVTVIGEENVPKDEAVLYIGNHKSYFDIIITYARCPGLTGYVAKNDMAKVPLLSLWMKRLYCLFINRDDVKEALKTILAGIDHIKNGISMCIFPEGTRNKTDDLMLPFKEGSFKMAEKTGCAIVPMAITGSADILENHFPKVKATHVILEYGKPIYPNELDKETKKKIGAHCQGIIEEMLVKNEKLR, encoded by the coding sequence ATGTTACGAGCCATCCTTGCTCTGCTGTTTGCCATTCTCTATCTGATCATCGGGATTCCCGTCCTCGGAATCGAATGGATCATCAGCAAGTTCAACCGTAAGGCTGCCGACATCAGCCAGCTGCGCATGGTGCAGTGGGCGTTTCGCGTCATTCTGTTCATCTGTGGAACCAAAGTCACCGTTATCGGCGAAGAAAATGTTCCAAAGGACGAGGCTGTTCTGTACATCGGCAATCACAAAAGCTACTTCGACATTATCATCACCTATGCCAGATGCCCGGGTCTGACCGGCTACGTCGCCAAGAATGACATGGCAAAAGTTCCGCTTCTTTCCCTGTGGATGAAGCGTCTCTACTGCCTGTTCATCAACCGTGATGACGTCAAGGAAGCCTTAAAGACCATTCTTGCCGGCATCGATCACATCAAGAACGGCATCTCGATGTGCATTTTTCCGGAGGGAACGCGCAACAAGACCGACGACCTGATGCTTCCTTTTAAGGAGGGAAGTTTCAAGATGGCAGAGAAAACTGGGTGTGCGATCGTCCCTATGGCAATCACCGGTTCCGCCGATATTTTAGAGAATCATTTTCCGAAGGTAAAAGCAACGCACGTCATCTTAGAGTACGGCAAGCCGATCTATCCGAACGAGCTGGATAAAGAGACGAAGAAGAAAATCGGTGCCCACTGCCAGGGCATCATCGAAGAGATGCTCGTAAAGAACGAAAAGCTGCGGTAA
- a CDS encoding peptidylprolyl isomerase, with protein MRAKRWSALLLSGVMAASMLTGCGMNKNETVATFDETEVPLGVANFAARFLQATYDDFYVAYFGEDVWSSDLYNNGTTMQDNIKDSVMQSLFDMYTLEAHMAEYDVELTEDDKAEIADTAAAFIADNSKDALDALGADEETVERYLTLATIQNRMHTAIIADADTNVTDEEANTSSYSYVKVSKQSHTDEDGNTVEYTDTELTLLGKTVGMFDMDAKAGTLEDAAEQYDYTVSSGTFTADDSTLDEAVLTALQGLDEGEVSDVIDTDTDYYVVRLDEKTDADATETTRQNIISQRQSDLYDETLKGWEDEHDWIVKDSVWAKVTFDNLFTTTVEDTETETVTESATE; from the coding sequence ATGAGAGCAAAGAGATGGAGCGCACTGCTTCTTAGCGGTGTTATGGCAGCATCCATGTTAACAGGATGTGGAATGAATAAAAATGAGACAGTGGCAACTTTTGATGAGACGGAAGTGCCGCTTGGAGTAGCAAATTTTGCAGCGAGATTTCTGCAGGCAACATATGATGATTTTTATGTGGCATATTTTGGCGAGGACGTATGGTCATCCGATCTGTACAACAACGGCACCACGATGCAGGACAATATCAAGGACAGCGTGATGCAGTCACTGTTCGATATGTATACACTGGAAGCGCACATGGCAGAGTACGATGTGGAGCTGACGGAGGATGACAAGGCGGAGATCGCAGACACAGCGGCTGCGTTTATTGCAGACAACAGCAAGGATGCATTGGATGCACTTGGTGCAGATGAAGAGACTGTGGAGCGTTATCTGACACTGGCGACGATCCAGAACCGGATGCACACGGCGATCATTGCGGATGCCGATACCAATGTGACGGATGAGGAAGCCAACACAAGCTCCTACAGCTATGTCAAGGTGTCCAAGCAGTCCCATACGGATGAGGATGGCAATACCGTGGAGTACACCGACACCGAGCTCACACTGCTCGGCAAGACGGTCGGTATGTTTGACATGGACGCCAAGGCGGGCACGCTGGAGGATGCGGCAGAGCAGTATGACTATACGGTGAGCAGCGGAACGTTTACCGCGGATGACAGCACACTCGATGAGGCGGTTCTTACGGCACTGCAGGGACTGGACGAAGGGGAGGTGTCGGATGTCATCGACACAGATACCGATTACTATGTAGTTCGTCTGGATGAGAAGACGGATGCGGATGCAACCGAGACGACCAGACAGAACATTATCAGCCAGCGCCAGAGCGATCTGTACGACGAGACGCTCAAAGGCTGGGAAGATGAGCATGACTGGATCGTGAAGGATTCCGTGTGGGCGAAGGTAACATTTGACAACCTGTTCACCACAACGGTGGAGGATACGGAGACTGAGACCGTCACGGAGAGTGCGACGGAATAG
- the mfd gene encoding transcription-repair coupling factor — protein MKTFTQPMQGLKEFEDLEAALPKLSGVIQISGCIDAAKPHMMYSIGNGSGNRIIVTFQEQKAKELAEEYRFFDPNAAYYPAKDILFYQSDIRGNVLTAERINALKMMAEKRSCTIVTTFDGLMNPMPSPDQFISAVRKVAVGDVIDLEQFTRHLAELGYEKNYQVQTSGEFSVRGGIIDIFPLTEENPFRIELWDDEVDSIRSFDAESQRSIENLDEVHIYPACELVLTKEERDAGIARILAEAKQVSEKLRGEMKTEEAYRVKSAADQVAEEAGELGLSAGLDAYLSYFCEERVSLLDYFGKQDTLVFLDETPRSIERGMATETEFSESMKQRLEKGYILPGQMRELFTCKEILGKLAGRRCISLVALDLKNPHLEIGTRLNIQSKTVNPYNNSFELLIKDLERYKKNGYQVILLSGSRTRAKRLADDLMAEGLNAFYSEDYDHEVKPGEIMTGYGKIKKGYEYPMLKFVVISESDIFGGEKKKKKRKRIYEGEKIASFTDLNIGDYVVHESHGLGIYRGIEKIEVDKTEKDYIKIEYAGGGNLYILATQLEQIQKYAGAGAKKPKLNKLGGQEWNKTKSRVKGAVREIAEDLVKLYAVRQNDRGFAFGPDTVWQKEFEEMFPFEETEDQDLAIAATKADMESTKIMDRLICGDVGYGKTEIAIRAAFKAVQDGKQVAFLVPTTILAQQHYNNFVQRMKDFPVNIDLLCRFRSSAEQKKTIEKLKKGQVDIIIGTHRLLSKDVVYKDLGLLIIDEEQRFGVAHKEKIKQLKTNIDVLTLTATPIPRTLHMSLIGIRDMSVLEEPPMDRVPIQTYVMEYNEELVREAISRELARGGQAYFVYNRVREIADVATKIAELVPEANVAYAHGQMKETELENIMYRFINGEIDVLVSTTIIETGLDISNVNTMIIHDADNMGLSQLYQLRGRVGRSNRTAYAFLMYKRDKMLKEVAEKRLAAIKEYTELGSGFKIAMRDLEIRGAGSLLGERQHGHMEAVGYDLYCKMLNEAVKEAKGIAVEESFDTSIDIVIDAYIPMGYIPNELQKLDIYKRIADIETQEETEEMTEELIDRFGDPPKSVENLLYIAKIKSMAHRLYFTEVAQKGESVRFTLYEKARIDVTKIPELVAAYGQKVTFTADPKNPYFTYHLKKNSRDKNVDIKSVVEQFLADAGGFLAEREAPKEG, from the coding sequence ATGAAGACATTCACACAGCCCATGCAGGGGCTGAAAGAATTTGAAGACCTGGAAGCGGCACTGCCGAAGCTATCCGGCGTCATTCAGATTTCCGGCTGTATCGATGCAGCTAAACCACATATGATGTACAGCATTGGCAATGGTTCTGGAAACAGAATCATTGTTACGTTTCAGGAACAAAAAGCGAAGGAACTGGCGGAGGAATACCGCTTTTTTGATCCGAACGCTGCCTATTATCCGGCAAAGGATATTCTGTTTTACCAGTCGGATATCCGGGGAAATGTGCTGACAGCGGAGCGTATCAATGCCCTCAAGATGATGGCGGAAAAGCGCTCGTGCACAATTGTAACGACGTTTGACGGACTGATGAATCCGATGCCGTCGCCGGATCAGTTTATCAGTGCGGTGCGGAAAGTGGCGGTCGGGGACGTGATCGATCTGGAGCAGTTTACAAGGCACCTGGCGGAACTGGGCTACGAGAAGAATTATCAGGTGCAGACAAGCGGTGAATTCTCCGTGCGCGGCGGAATCATTGACATTTTCCCGCTGACGGAGGAGAATCCGTTCCGGATTGAACTGTGGGATGATGAGGTCGATTCAATCCGCTCATTCGATGCGGAAAGCCAGCGGTCGATCGAGAATCTGGATGAGGTCCACATCTATCCGGCGTGCGAACTGGTGCTGACCAAAGAGGAGCGCGACGCCGGTATTGCGCGCATTCTGGCAGAAGCAAAGCAGGTTTCGGAAAAGCTCCGCGGGGAGATGAAGACCGAGGAGGCGTACCGCGTCAAGTCTGCGGCGGACCAGGTGGCGGAGGAAGCCGGGGAGCTGGGCCTCTCTGCCGGGCTGGACGCCTACCTGTCCTATTTTTGCGAGGAACGCGTCTCTTTGCTCGATTATTTTGGAAAACAGGATACGCTGGTGTTCCTGGATGAGACGCCGCGGAGCATTGAGCGCGGAATGGCGACGGAGACCGAATTTTCGGAGAGCATGAAGCAGCGCCTGGAAAAAGGCTATATTCTGCCGGGGCAGATGCGGGAACTTTTTACCTGCAAGGAGATTCTGGGAAAACTTGCGGGGCGCAGATGCATCTCGCTGGTGGCACTCGACCTTAAGAATCCGCATCTGGAGATTGGAACACGGCTGAATATCCAGTCTAAGACGGTCAATCCGTACAACAACAGCTTTGAACTTCTGATAAAGGATCTGGAGCGTTACAAAAAGAACGGCTATCAGGTGATCCTGCTGTCGGGATCGAGAACGCGCGCGAAGCGTCTGGCGGATGATCTGATGGCGGAGGGGCTGAACGCTTTTTATTCGGAAGACTACGATCACGAGGTAAAGCCCGGCGAGATCATGACGGGTTACGGCAAGATAAAAAAAGGATATGAGTATCCGATGCTGAAGTTTGTTGTGATCTCCGAGAGCGATATTTTCGGCGGCGAGAAGAAGAAAAAGAAGCGCAAGCGCATCTATGAGGGAGAGAAGATTGCAAGCTTTACGGATCTGAACATCGGTGACTACGTGGTGCATGAGAGCCATGGACTGGGCATCTACCGCGGTATTGAGAAGATCGAGGTGGATAAGACCGAGAAGGATTACATCAAGATCGAGTATGCAGGCGGGGGCAATCTCTACATTCTGGCGACGCAGCTGGAGCAGATCCAGAAATATGCAGGCGCGGGGGCGAAAAAGCCGAAGTTAAACAAGCTTGGCGGACAGGAGTGGAACAAGACCAAGTCGAGGGTCAAGGGAGCGGTCAGGGAGATCGCCGAAGACCTCGTGAAGCTTTACGCAGTGCGCCAGAATGACCGGGGATTTGCGTTCGGACCGGACACCGTGTGGCAGAAGGAGTTCGAGGAGATGTTCCCGTTTGAGGAGACGGAAGACCAGGATCTTGCCATCGCAGCGACCAAGGCCGACATGGAGAGCACGAAGATTATGGATCGTCTGATCTGCGGCGACGTCGGATACGGAAAGACGGAAATTGCGATCCGTGCGGCGTTTAAGGCGGTGCAGGATGGCAAGCAGGTGGCATTTCTGGTGCCGACGACGATCCTCGCCCAGCAGCATTACAACAACTTTGTGCAGCGCATGAAAGATTTTCCAGTCAACATTGATCTGCTCTGCCGGTTCAGAAGTAGCGCGGAACAGAAAAAGACGATCGAAAAGCTGAAAAAGGGGCAGGTGGACATCATCATCGGCACGCACCGGCTGCTGTCCAAAGATGTGGTCTACAAGGATCTGGGACTTTTAATCATCGACGAGGAGCAGCGCTTCGGCGTGGCGCACAAGGAGAAAATCAAGCAGCTTAAGACCAACATCGATGTTCTCACACTGACCGCGACGCCGATTCCGCGGACGCTGCACATGAGTCTCATTGGCATCCGGGATATGAGCGTGCTGGAAGAGCCGCCGATGGACCGTGTGCCCATCCAGACATATGTGATGGAGTACAATGAGGAACTGGTGCGGGAGGCAATCTCCAGGGAACTGGCGCGCGGCGGGCAGGCGTATTTTGTATACAACAGAGTGCGCGAGATCGCCGATGTTGCGACGAAGATTGCGGAGCTTGTGCCGGAGGCGAACGTGGCATATGCGCACGGACAGATGAAGGAGACCGAACTGGAAAATATCATGTATCGGTTTATCAACGGCGAGATCGATGTGCTTGTATCCACGACGATCATTGAGACGGGACTGGATATTTCAAACGTGAATACGATGATTATCCACGATGCGGACAATATGGGTCTTTCCCAGCTGTATCAGCTCCGCGGGCGTGTGGGCAGATCGAACCGCACGGCGTATGCGTTTTTGATGTATAAGCGGGATAAGATGTTAAAGGAGGTCGCGGAGAAGCGGCTTGCCGCAATCAAAGAGTACACGGAGCTTGGAAGTGGCTTTAAGATTGCCATGCGTGATCTCGAAATCCGCGGAGCGGGCAGCCTGCTCGGTGAGCGGCAGCACGGTCACATGGAAGCGGTTGGTTATGATCTGTACTGCAAGATGCTAAACGAGGCGGTCAAGGAAGCGAAGGGCATCGCGGTGGAGGAAAGCTTTGACACGTCGATCGATATTGTGATCGACGCCTATATCCCGATGGGGTATATTCCAAATGAACTGCAGAAGCTGGACATCTACAAACGCATCGCAGACATTGAGACGCAGGAGGAGACGGAGGAGATGACGGAGGAACTGATCGACCGTTTCGGAGATCCGCCGAAGTCCGTGGAAAATCTGCTTTACATTGCAAAAATCAAATCGATGGCGCACCGGCTTTATTTTACGGAAGTGGCGCAGAAGGGTGAGAGTGTCCGTTTTACTCTCTATGAGAAAGCACGGATTGATGTGACGAAGATTCCGGAACTGGTGGCGGCATACGGTCAGAAGGTGACGTTTACCGCTGATCCGAAGAATCCGTACTTCACATATCACCTGAAAAAGAATTCGAGGGACAAGAATGTGGACATCAAATCGGTGGTGGAGCAGTTCCTAGCCGACGCAGGAGGATTTCTGGCGGAGCGGGAAGCACCAAAGGAAGGGTAA
- the pth gene encoding aminoacyl-tRNA hydrolase — MFLIVGLGNPGRQYEHTRHNAGFDVMDALAEKYNISISESGHKALFGKGMIGGQKVILAKPQTFMNLSGESVAELLHYYKIDPEEELLVIFDDISLAPGNIRIRKKGSAGGHNGIKNIIAMTGTENFKRIKVGVGEKPAGWDLADHVLGRMSEEDRAAFEEAVKESVKAAEMILEDEIDQAMNDFNRKKRESQS, encoded by the coding sequence ATGTTCTTGATCGTAGGTCTGGGGAATCCGGGCAGGCAGTATGAGCATACACGCCATAATGCGGGATTTGATGTCATGGATGCCCTTGCGGAAAAATATAATATCAGTATCAGCGAAAGTGGACACAAGGCGCTTTTCGGCAAAGGGATGATCGGCGGACAGAAGGTGATTCTGGCAAAACCGCAGACATTTATGAACTTAAGCGGCGAGAGCGTGGCGGAACTTTTACATTATTATAAGATCGATCCCGAGGAGGAGCTTCTTGTCATTTTTGACGACATCAGCCTGGCGCCGGGGAACATCCGTATCCGCAAAAAAGGGAGCGCCGGCGGGCATAATGGAATCAAGAACATTATTGCAATGACCGGGACGGAGAACTTTAAGCGGATTAAGGTGGGCGTCGGCGAAAAACCGGCGGGATGGGATCTGGCGGATCATGTGCTCGGACGCATGAGTGAGGAAGACCGCGCGGCATTTGAGGAAGCGGTGAAGGAATCCGTAAAGGCTGCGGAGATGATCCTGGAGGATGAGATTGATCAGGCAATGAATGATTTTAACAGGAAAAAGCGGGAGAGTCAGTCATGA
- a CDS encoding sugar phosphate nucleotidyltransferase encodes MSQLKAVILAAGKGTRMKSDLPKVVHTIEGKCLVDYAIEAAEGAGAGEICLVVGYKYEIVRESISHKDVKFVLQEQQLGTGHAVRCAKEFLGEEGQTLILFGDTPLITAETLKKLREHHIASGNTVTVLSAMVEDPTGYGRIIRDADGNFVKSVEHKDATEAELASHEINSGMYIFDTKELREALDLILPNNAQGEYYLPDTLTIIKEKGLKVDAYALDDPEDITGVNDQEQLAAAAVVIRRRIAGNKAKNRR; translated from the coding sequence ATGAGTCAGTTAAAAGCAGTGATACTTGCAGCGGGAAAAGGGACACGAATGAAGTCGGATCTGCCGAAGGTGGTTCATACCATAGAGGGAAAATGTCTGGTAGATTATGCGATTGAGGCGGCAGAGGGAGCCGGCGCCGGTGAGATCTGCCTTGTGGTCGGCTACAAATACGAGATCGTGCGGGAGAGCATTTCGCACAAGGACGTAAAGTTTGTATTACAGGAGCAGCAGCTGGGAACCGGTCATGCGGTGCGGTGTGCAAAGGAATTTCTCGGGGAGGAAGGACAGACACTGATTCTGTTTGGAGATACCCCTCTTATCACGGCAGAGACCTTAAAGAAATTAAGGGAGCATCACATTGCGAGTGGAAATACAGTGACAGTGCTCTCAGCGATGGTCGAGGATCCGACCGGATACGGCAGAATTATCCGCGATGCAGACGGCAATTTTGTGAAGAGCGTGGAGCACAAGGATGCGACGGAGGCGGAACTGGCATCCCACGAGATCAACTCAGGTATGTATATTTTTGATACGAAGGAGCTGCGTGAGGCGCTGGATCTGATTTTGCCGAATAATGCGCAGGGTGAATACTATCTGCCGGATACGCTCACAATTATTAAGGAAAAGGGACTGAAGGTGGATGCGTATGCGCTGGATGACCCGGAGGATATCACAGGGGTCAACGATCAGGAGCAGCTTGCGGCTGCAGCAGTCGTGATCCGGCGGAGAATTGCAGGCAACAAAGCAAAGAATAGGAGATAG
- the spoVG gene encoding septation regulator SpoVG, which produces MQITDVRIRKVEKEGKMKAVVSITIDEEFVVHDIKVIEGDKGLFIAMPSRKAADGEYRDIAHPINSDTRERIQTLILQKYQETMAAEE; this is translated from the coding sequence ATGCAGATTACGGACGTGAGAATCAGAAAAGTCGAGAAGGAAGGCAAGATGAAAGCGGTGGTGTCCATCACCATCGATGAAGAGTTCGTGGTACACGACATCAAGGTGATCGAGGGAGACAAGGGATTGTTCATCGCAATGCCGAGCAGAAAGGCCGCGGACGGGGAATACCGCGACATCGCTCATCCGATCAATTCGGACACAAGAGAGCGGATACAGACTCTGATCCTTCAGAAATACCAGGAGACAATGGCTGCTGAGGAATAA